The Malus sylvestris chromosome 12, drMalSylv7.2, whole genome shotgun sequence genome contains a region encoding:
- the LOC126594355 gene encoding peroxisomal adenine nucleotide carrier 1-like — translation MGLDLDLESISEATSGAVGSLVSTTLLYPLDTCKTRYQAEVRGNGQAKYRNLSDVFWEAISTRQVLSLYQGLETKNLQSFIAQFVYFYGYSYFKRLYVETSGVKSIGTRANLVLAAAAGACTAILTQPLDTASSRMQTSAFGKSKGLWKTLTDGSWIDAFDGLGISLLLTANPAIQYTVFDQLKLRLLKGKDKSGKGSSPEALSALTAFVLGAVSKTVATVLTYPAIRCKVMIQAADEDDGKTKNPRPKSSKTIPAVLCAIWKREGILGFFKGLHAQILKTVLSSALLLMIKEKISAATWVLLLSIRRSLLLTRGRLKSA, via the exons atggggcttgatcttgatctGGAATCAATATCCGAGGCGACGTCAGGAGCCGTTGGATCACTCGTGAGCACCACTCTGCTGTACCCGCTCGACACCTGCAAAACCAGGTACCAAGCCGAAGTTCGAGGCAATGGTCAGGCCAAATACAG GAACCTTTCGGATGTGTTTTGGGAAGCAATATCCACACGCCAGGTTCTTTCACTGTATCAGGGACTCGAAACAAAAAACCTGCAATCCTTCATTGCTCAGTTTGTTTATTTTTACGGGTATAGCTATTTCAAAAGACTATATGTGGAAACAAGTGGTGTTAAATCAATAGGGACGAGAGCAAACTTAGTCCTTGCAGCTGCTGCTGGAGCTTGCACTGCCATTTTAACTCAG CCTTTGGATACAGCCTCGTCAAGGATGCAGACAAGTGCCTTTGGAAAATCCAAAGGATTGTGGAAGACCCTTACAGATGGCAGCTGGATTGATGCATTTGATGGTCTTGGAATCTCCCTGTTGCTGACCGCAAACCCTGCAATTCAG TATACGGTGTTCGATCAGCTAAAACTCAGACTCTTGAAAGGGAAAGATAAATCGGGCAAGGGTTCATCACCAGAAGCCCTTTCTGCCCTCACAGCATTTGTTTTAGGTGCAGTCTCGAAGACTGTTGCCACCGTTCTGACCTATCCTGCCATCAG GTGTAAGGTCATGATCCAAGCTGCTGACGAAGATGAtggaaaaaccaaaaacccccGGCCAAAGTCCAGCAAAACGATACCAGCAGTCCTATGCGCTATATGGAAAAGGGAAGGGATTCTCGGCTTCTTCAAGGGATTGCATGCGCAGATCTTGAAGACTGTCCTGAGCTCGGCATTGCTTCTGATGATCAAGGAAAAGATCTCCGCCGCTACTTGGGTTCTTCTACTTTCAATCAGAAGGTCTCTATTGCTCACAAGGGGCAGACTAAAAAGTGCTTGA